One window of Pseudomonas sp. ML2-2023-3 genomic DNA carries:
- a CDS encoding FMN-dependent NADH-azoreductase — translation MSNVLIIESSARQQDSFSRQLTRQFVSQWQAAHPADQVTVRDLALNPVPHLDANLLGGWMKPEAQRSADEHVSLQRSNELTDELLAADVLVLAAPMYNFAIPSTLKAWLDHVLRAGVTFKYTETGPQGLLVGKKAYVLTARGGLYAGSTSDHQEPYLRQVMAFIGIHDVTFIHAEGMNLGGDFQEKGLNQAKARLSAIS, via the coding sequence ATGTCCAACGTTCTGATCATTGAAAGCAGCGCACGCCAGCAGGACTCATTCTCCCGACAGTTGACCCGGCAGTTCGTCAGCCAGTGGCAAGCGGCACATCCAGCTGATCAAGTGACCGTTCGTGACCTGGCCCTGAACCCGGTGCCGCATCTTGATGCCAACCTGTTGGGTGGCTGGATGAAGCCCGAAGCACAACGCAGCGCTGACGAGCATGTTTCCCTGCAGCGCTCCAATGAGCTCACCGATGAGCTGCTGGCAGCGGATGTACTGGTGCTCGCGGCCCCGATGTACAACTTTGCGATTCCGAGCACTCTCAAGGCCTGGCTTGACCACGTATTGCGGGCTGGCGTGACGTTCAAGTACACCGAAACCGGTCCGCAAGGACTGCTGGTCGGCAAGAAAGCATACGTTTTAACTGCGCGCGGCGGGCTGTACGCGGGTAGCACCTCGGACCATCAGGAACCCTATTTGCGTCAGGTCATGGCCTTTATCGGAATTCACGATGTGACCTTTATCCATGCCGAAGGCATGAACCTGGGCGGTGACTTCCAGGAAAAAGGTTTAAACCAGGCCAAGGCCAGGCTGTCTGCAATCTCATAG
- a CDS encoding LysR family transcriptional regulator, producing MKAPRVTLDQWRTLQAVVDHGGFAQAAEVLHRSQSSVSYTVARMQDQLGVPLLRIDGRKAVLTEAGGVLLRRSRQLVKQASQLEDLAHHMEQGWEAEVRLVVDAAYPNARLVRALTAFMPQSRGCRVRLREEVLSGVEEVLLEGVADLAISSFNIPGYLGTELSTVEFVAVAHPDHPLHRLQRELHFQDLESQLQVVIRDSGRQQPRDVGWLGSEQRWTVGSLATAAAFVGSGLGFAWLPRHMIERELKEGVLKPLPLNQGGKRHPVFFLYANKDKPLGPATQILVELLQTFDTAPLDAPFAAPQQA from the coding sequence GTGAAAGCGCCCCGCGTGACCCTTGATCAATGGCGCACCCTGCAAGCGGTGGTCGATCACGGCGGCTTTGCTCAAGCCGCCGAAGTCCTCCATCGCTCGCAGTCGTCTGTCAGCTACACCGTGGCACGCATGCAGGATCAACTCGGCGTGCCGCTGCTGCGGATCGACGGACGCAAGGCGGTGCTCACCGAGGCGGGCGGCGTGCTGCTGCGCCGCTCCCGGCAACTGGTCAAGCAGGCCAGCCAGCTCGAAGACCTCGCCCATCACATGGAGCAAGGCTGGGAAGCCGAGGTCCGCCTGGTGGTCGACGCGGCCTACCCCAATGCACGGCTGGTGCGTGCCCTGACCGCCTTCATGCCGCAAAGCCGTGGTTGCCGCGTGCGCCTGCGCGAAGAGGTGCTGTCCGGCGTCGAAGAAGTCCTGCTCGAAGGCGTGGCTGACCTGGCCATCAGCAGCTTCAATATTCCCGGTTACTTGGGCACCGAGTTGAGCACCGTGGAATTTGTTGCCGTGGCTCACCCCGACCACCCCCTGCATCGCCTGCAACGGGAACTGCATTTCCAGGATCTGGAAAGCCAGCTGCAAGTCGTGATTCGTGACTCCGGGCGCCAACAGCCCCGTGACGTGGGCTGGCTCGGCTCCGAACAGCGCTGGACCGTCGGCAGCCTGGCCACGGCGGCCGCCTTCGTGGGCAGCGGGCTGGGCTTTGCCTGGTTGCCGCGGCACATGATCGAGCGCGAACTCAAGGAAGGTGTGCTCAAACCGTTGCCGCTCAATCAGGGCGGCAAGCGTCACCCGGTATTTTTCCTGTACGCCAACAAGGACAAGCCTCTGGGCCCTGCCACACAAATCCTGGTTGAACTGCTGCAAACTTTTGACACGGCCCCGCTGGATGCGCCGTTTGCAGCACCGCAGCAAGCGTGA
- a CDS encoding peptidylprolyl isomerase — MLKKIALAAGAMLFAANLMAADTSKTPHVVLDTSFGKIEIELDPVKAPISTDNFLKYVDSGFYNNTIFHRVIPGFMVQGGGFTSQMAQKPTRDPIKNEASNGLHNVRGTLSMARTSNPNSATSQFFINVADNAFLDPGRDAGYAVFAKVVNGMDVVDQIVNSQTTTKQGMQNVPIDPVLIKSAKRID, encoded by the coding sequence ATGCTTAAAAAAATTGCACTTGCCGCTGGCGCCATGCTGTTTGCTGCCAACCTGATGGCTGCCGATACATCCAAGACACCTCATGTCGTTCTGGATACCAGCTTCGGCAAGATCGAAATCGAACTGGATCCGGTCAAGGCTCCGATCAGCACTGACAACTTTCTCAAGTATGTGGACAGCGGCTTCTACAACAACACCATTTTTCACCGTGTGATCCCGGGCTTTATGGTGCAGGGCGGAGGTTTCACCTCGCAGATGGCGCAAAAGCCGACCCGCGACCCGATCAAGAACGAAGCCAGCAACGGCCTGCATAACGTGCGCGGCACCCTGTCGATGGCTCGCACCTCCAACCCGAACTCTGCCACCAGCCAGTTCTTCATCAACGTGGCAGACAACGCGTTCCTGGATCCGGGCCGTGACGCCGGGTACGCCGTATTTGCCAAGGTTGTGAATGGCATGGATGTGGTTGATCAGATCGTCAACTCGCAAACCACCACCAAACAAGGCATGCAGAATGTGCCGATCGACCCGGTGCTGATCAAGTCGGCCAAGCGTATCGACTGA
- a CDS encoding ABC transporter ATP-binding protein, with amino-acid sequence MLYRRFEQLIDIFREAPTAAPPSTVWAFYLYYLRQVWPMFVALLVIGLIAALIEVSLFSYLSTLIDLTQGTPNTEFFKVHSSELIWMAVVALIIRPVFFGLHDLLVHQTLSPSMTSMIRWQNHSYVLKQSLNFFQNDFAGRIAQRIMQTGNSLRDSAVQAVDALWHVLIYAISSLVLFAEADWRLMIPLLIWIACYIGALYYFVPRVKERSVVSSDARSKLMGRIVDGYTNITTLKLFAHTNFEQQYAREAIIEQTEKTRLASRVVTSMDVTITTMNGLLIVSTSGLALWLWSQSLISVGAIALATGLVIRIVNMSGWIMWVVNGIFENIGMVQDGLQTIAQPIAVTDREQAPRLNVSRGEVRFEHVDFHYGKRSGIISDLNLVIKPGEKIGLIGPSGAGKSTLVNLLLRLYDLQGGRILIDDQNIAEVTQESLREQIGMITQDTSLLHRSIRDNLLYGKPDATDEELWAAVRKARADEFIPLLSDAQGRTGFDAHVGERGVKLSGGQRQRIAIARVLLKNAPILIMDEATSALDSEVESAIQESLETLMQGKTVIAIAHRLSTIARMDRLVVLENGHIAQTGTHSELLARGGLYSRLWQHQTGGFVGID; translated from the coding sequence ATGCTTTATCGCCGTTTCGAACAACTGATCGATATCTTCCGCGAAGCCCCTACCGCAGCCCCTCCCAGCACTGTCTGGGCGTTTTATCTCTACTACCTGCGCCAGGTCTGGCCCATGTTTGTCGCCTTGCTGGTGATCGGGCTGATAGCGGCACTGATCGAAGTCTCGCTGTTCAGCTACCTGAGCACGCTGATCGATCTGACCCAGGGCACGCCCAATACCGAATTCTTCAAGGTCCATAGCAGCGAACTGATCTGGATGGCCGTGGTGGCACTGATCATCCGCCCGGTGTTCTTCGGCCTGCATGACCTGCTGGTACACCAGACCCTGAGCCCGAGCATGACCAGCATGATCCGCTGGCAAAACCACAGCTATGTGCTCAAGCAAAGCCTCAACTTCTTCCAGAACGACTTTGCCGGCCGCATTGCCCAGCGCATCATGCAAACCGGCAACTCGCTGCGTGACTCAGCCGTTCAGGCGGTCGACGCCCTGTGGCACGTGCTGATCTACGCCATCAGCTCACTGGTATTGTTTGCCGAAGCCGACTGGCGCCTGATGATTCCACTGCTGATCTGGATCGCATGCTACATCGGCGCCCTGTACTACTTCGTCCCCCGGGTCAAAGAGCGCTCCGTGGTGTCCTCCGATGCGCGCTCAAAACTGATGGGGCGTATCGTCGACGGCTACACCAACATCACCACCCTGAAGCTGTTTGCCCATACCAATTTCGAGCAACAGTACGCTCGCGAAGCCATTATCGAGCAAACCGAAAAAACCCGGCTGGCCAGCCGCGTGGTCACCAGCATGGACGTCACGATCACCACCATGAACGGCTTGTTGATCGTCAGCACAAGCGGCCTGGCGCTGTGGCTGTGGAGCCAGTCGCTGATCAGCGTCGGTGCCATCGCCCTGGCCACCGGCCTGGTGATCCGCATCGTCAACATGTCCGGCTGGATCATGTGGGTGGTCAACGGTATTTTTGAAAACATCGGCATGGTGCAGGACGGTCTGCAAACCATTGCACAACCCATTGCCGTCACTGACCGTGAACAGGCACCACGCCTTAATGTCAGCCGCGGTGAAGTGCGCTTTGAGCACGTCGACTTCCATTACGGCAAACGCAGCGGCATCATCAGCGACCTCAACCTGGTGATAAAACCCGGCGAAAAAATCGGCCTGATCGGACCTTCCGGCGCGGGCAAGTCGACCCTGGTCAACCTCTTGCTGCGCCTGTACGACCTGCAAGGCGGTCGCATCCTTATCGACGATCAGAACATCGCCGAAGTAACCCAGGAAAGCCTGCGCGAACAGATCGGCATGATTACCCAGGACACTTCGCTGTTGCACCGCTCGATTCGTGACAACTTGCTGTACGGCAAACCTGACGCTACCGACGAAGAACTGTGGGCAGCCGTGCGAAAAGCCCGGGCCGATGAGTTTATCCCGCTTCTGTCCGACGCTCAGGGCCGCACCGGTTTTGACGCCCACGTGGGCGAGCGCGGCGTCAAGCTGTCCGGCGGTCAACGCCAGCGGATTGCCATTGCACGGGTACTGCTCAAGAACGCACCGATCCTGATCATGGACGAAGCCACCTCGGCACTGGACTCCGAAGTCGAGTCCGCGATCCAGGAAAGCCTCGAAACCCTGATGCAGGGCAAAACCGTCATTGCCATCGCCCACCGCCTTTCAACCATCGCCCGCATGGACCGTCTGGTGGTGCTGGAAAACGGCCATATCGCACAAACCGGAACCCACAGTGAACTGCTCGCACGGGGAGGTCTGTACTCACGGCTTTGGCAACATCAAACGGGTGGTTTTGTAGGCATCGACTGA
- the aqpZ gene encoding aquaporin Z — MTLLKRSATELVGTFWLVLGGCGSAVLAAAFPNVGIGLLGVALAFGLTVLTMAFAIGHISGCHLNPAVSFGLWVGGRFPAKELPAYIVAQVLGGIIAAALLYFIASGKPGFDLAASGLAANGYGDHSPGGYSMISGLVCEVVMTAMFILIIMGATDTRVPAGFAPIAIGLALTLIHLISIPVTNTSVNPARSTGPALIVGGWALQQLWMFWLAPLVGAAIGALTYRWLGKQDS; from the coding sequence ATGACCTTGCTCAAACGTTCGGCAACTGAGTTGGTAGGCACTTTCTGGTTGGTTCTTGGCGGCTGTGGCAGCGCAGTACTCGCTGCAGCCTTCCCCAACGTGGGTATCGGGCTGCTAGGGGTCGCACTGGCTTTTGGCCTTACCGTACTGACCATGGCATTCGCTATCGGGCATATTTCAGGCTGTCATCTGAACCCCGCCGTATCCTTCGGGCTGTGGGTGGGTGGCCGGTTCCCTGCAAAAGAGCTACCCGCTTACATCGTGGCCCAGGTTCTGGGAGGCATCATCGCCGCCGCACTGCTGTACTTCATTGCCAGCGGCAAACCCGGGTTTGATCTGGCTGCAAGCGGGCTGGCAGCCAATGGCTATGGCGACCATTCTCCCGGTGGCTACTCGATGATCTCGGGACTGGTATGCGAAGTGGTGATGACGGCCATGTTCATCCTCATCATCATGGGTGCCACTGACACGCGAGTCCCTGCAGGCTTCGCTCCGATCGCCATAGGGTTGGCGCTGACGCTGATCCACCTGATCTCGATCCCGGTCACCAACACCTCGGTCAACCCGGCACGCAGCACAGGCCCGGCCTTGATCGTGGGCGGCTGGGCGCTTCAACAACTGTGGATGTTCTGGCTGGCGCCACTGGTGGGCGCAGCGATTGGCGCACTGACCTATCGATGGCTGGGCAAACAGGACAGCTGA
- a CDS encoding GNAT family N-acetyltransferase, which yields MPLQRLDSLSAITAQEWDGLVPVEQPFLRHAFLSTLEDSGCLGPHSGWQPEHLLHYENGQLQAALPSYRKWHSYGEYVFDHEWAQACERAGIEYYPKLLTAIPFSPVSGPRLLAASAEDGMELLAALPGYLEIEGLSSAHINFTDTLADTALAQQPGWMQRLGCQFHWQNREYRDFQDFLDALSSRKRKQMRKEREQVAAQGFEFEWLEGQQVSEAQWDFVYACYANTYAVRRQTPYLTRAFFSLLAERMPESIRVVLARQGSTPVAMAFSLIGGDSLYGRYWGCLAEFDRLHFETCFYQGMDYAIAQGIKRFDAGAQGEHKLIRGFEPVITHSWHYLRHQGLKSAVSDFLQRERAGVLAYAEEARSALPYRQA from the coding sequence ATGCCGTTACAACGACTGGACAGCCTGTCCGCCATCACCGCTCAGGAATGGGATGGGCTGGTGCCGGTGGAGCAGCCGTTCTTGCGGCACGCCTTTCTCAGCACGCTTGAAGACAGCGGCTGCCTGGGTCCGCATTCCGGCTGGCAGCCCGAGCACTTGCTGCACTACGAAAACGGGCAGTTGCAAGCAGCGTTACCCAGCTACCGCAAGTGGCACTCCTACGGCGAATATGTGTTCGATCACGAATGGGCGCAGGCCTGCGAGCGGGCGGGCATCGAGTACTACCCCAAGCTGTTGACGGCCATACCGTTCAGCCCGGTCAGTGGTCCTCGATTGTTGGCCGCCAGCGCCGAGGACGGGATGGAGTTGCTGGCGGCTTTGCCCGGTTATCTTGAGATTGAGGGGCTTTCGAGTGCCCATATCAATTTCACCGATACGCTGGCCGATACAGCCCTGGCGCAACAGCCCGGCTGGATGCAGCGGCTCGGTTGCCAGTTTCATTGGCAGAACCGCGAGTACCGCGATTTTCAGGACTTTCTTGATGCCCTGAGCTCCCGCAAGCGCAAGCAGATGCGCAAAGAGCGCGAGCAAGTGGCCGCTCAGGGGTTCGAGTTCGAATGGCTGGAGGGTCAACAGGTCAGTGAGGCGCAATGGGATTTTGTCTACGCCTGTTACGCCAATACCTACGCAGTACGGCGACAAACACCTTACCTGACGCGGGCGTTTTTCAGTCTGCTGGCCGAGCGTATGCCCGAATCCATTCGCGTTGTGCTGGCCAGGCAGGGCTCGACCCCGGTAGCGATGGCGTTCAGCCTGATCGGTGGTGACAGTTTGTATGGTCGTTACTGGGGGTGCCTGGCCGAGTTTGATCGCCTGCATTTCGAGACATGTTTCTACCAGGGTATGGATTACGCCATTGCTCAGGGTATCAAGCGTTTTGATGCCGGTGCCCAAGGCGAGCACAAGCTGATCCGCGGCTTTGAGCCGGTGATCACTCACTCATGGCATTACCTGCGTCATCAGGGGCTGAAATCGGCTGTCAGTGACTTTCTGCAGCGTGAGCGGGCAGGGGTGCTGGCGTATGCAGAAGAGGCGAGGTCGGCGCTGCCCTACCGGCAGGCCTGA